In Pecten maximus chromosome 10, xPecMax1.1, whole genome shotgun sequence, one genomic interval encodes:
- the LOC117335996 gene encoding ABC transporter G family member 21-like: MDGISNTSTLAFKDVTVAIKSKILLKNVSGFASSGDLLAIMGPTGVGKTTLLNVLAGRIPCHSGAITLNESPFNKALRRRLGYVLQNDIFLSNLTLWETLYFTAMIRLPDEIPKQEKIKEINKIVDSFDLQKCLNTAIGDIAHPGLSGGEKKRASIACELLAAPDILLIDEPTSGLDSSTAHSLMVQLRKYASEHNRTIVATIHQPSSQVFNLFSTLMLLNEGKMAYFGPANRAIEHYAGLGITCGQHQNPADFLLKALSADVIKHKNEGDVRGIQSQQQQEEEPKQSGTCGKHNGTLTDTDRGIGTTNVELMQVAVKLPKCHTNDVNNEREETRRWPTSLWTQFNMLSWRSYKQSKGRILDKFEILLAAMTATYVSVSFFQTENSASTVRDKMGLVMISLIYWAFRMFVMAILGFYDEQAVIRKDRAAGAYRLLAYYLAKITIEIPLIIFVPFLFNTAVYWLSGLGGVDGYLVFVGIGTLNCLLTQRVAHVLGAAIKDPKLGIMTGNVISIGGLVLGGFLKVHPHDWLFWMKYVTLFHYPYAATLTYILKDTPDVWCNQTNAFIYSKCLGNTTEVLTSRDLLIEIGVELPIYCYIMTIVFAILICYVIGYYALKWKRV, translated from the exons ATGGACGGAATTTCAAATACTTCCACACTTGCCTTCAAGGATGTGACTGTGGCTattaaatcaaaaatattaCTGAAGAACGTGTCTGGATTTGCATCGAGTGGTGATCTGCTTGCCATTATGGGACCCACAG GTGTTGGAAAAACAACTCTTCTCAATGTACTGGCAGGAAGAATACCATGTCACTCTGGAGCAATAACTCTGAATGAATCTCCCTTTAATAAAGCACTGCGACGTCGCCTTGGCTACGTATTGCAGAATGATATTTTTCTGTCCAACCTGACACTATGGGAAACTCTATAC TTTACAGCGATGATACGGCTACCAGATGAAATCCCCAAACAGGAAAAGATTAAGGAAATCAACAAAATAGTGGATTCCTTCGATCTACAGAAGTGCTTAAATACAG CTATTGGAGATATTGCCCATCCTGGTTTATCTGGGGGTGAGAAGAAGCGAGCGAGCATTGCCTGTGAATTACTTGCAGCCCCCGACATTCTTCTCATAGAC GAGCCAACTTCCGGCTTAGATTCCAGTACAGCACATAGTTTGATGGTACAGCTTAGAAAATACGCGTCAGAGCATAACAGGACAATAGTAGCCACTATTCACCAGCCCTCCAGTCAAGTATTTAACTTGTTCTCCACCTTGATGTTGCTCAATGAAGGGAAG ATGGCGTATTTTGGACCAGCCAATAGGGCAATAGAGCATTACGCAGGTCTTGGGATCACATGTGGTCAACATCAAAATCCAGCCGACTTCCTCT TGAAAGCGTTGTCCGCGGATGTGATCAAACACAAAAATGAGGGCGACGTAAGGGGAATTCAAAG TCAGCAACAGCAGGAGGAGGAGCCTAAACAGAGTGGTACATGCGGCAAACACAATGGTACACTAACCGACACAGATCGAGGGATAGGAACGACCAATGTTGAACTGATGCAAG tCGCGGTCAAGCTACCCaaatgtcatacaaatgatGTCAATAATGAAAGAGAGGAAACTCGACGATGGCCCACATCATTATGGACCCAGTTTAACATGCTCAGCTGGCGATCCTACAAGCAGTCGAAGGGAAGGATACTGGACAAGTTTGAGATTCTGCTAGCTGCCATGACAGCTACTTATGTCAGCGTTTCGTTCTTTCAGACAGAAAATTCAGCTAGCACCGTCCGCGATAAAATGGGCTTG gtGATGATTTCCCTCATTTACTGGGCCTTCAGAATGTTTGTAATGGCTATCTTGGGAT TTTACGATGAGCAGGCTGTTATTCGTAAGGATCGAGCTGCCGGAGCCTACCGATTGTTGGCATATTACCTCGCCAAGATAACCATCGAGATTCCCCTAATCATCTTCGTTCCCTTCCTGTTTAACACTGCCGTGTACTGGCTGAGCGGACTGGGAGGGGTGGACGGTTACCTGGTGTTCGTTGGTATCGGTACGCTGAATTGCTTATTgacacag AGAGTGGCACACGTCCTTGGCGCGGCGATAAAGGACCCTAAACTTGGCATTATGACTGGAAACGTAATCTCAATCGGGGGACTGGTTCTAG GGGGTTTCCTCAAGGTCCATCCACATGATTGGCTGTTCTGGATGAAGTACGTCACATTATTCCACTACCCCTACGCCGCTACTTTGACATATATACTGAAGGACACACCTGACGTTTG GTGTAACCAAACAAATGCCTTTATCTACTCGAAGTGTCTTGGCAACACGACAGAAGTCCTGACGTCACGTGACCTTCTGATAGAGATCGGCGTGGAACTACCTATCTATTGCTACATCATGACCATCGTGTTCGCCATCTTGATATGTTATGTGATTGGTTATTACGCATTGAAATGGAAACGAGTATGA